From the candidate division KSB1 bacterium genome, the window GAACCCGCTCCTTAACGGGTCAAATTCAAAGTTTCAGACACGGGGCAGCTATGATTTCCTCAGAGCTGAAGCTCCCAATAGTTCCGGTCTATATAACAGGAACCCATGATTCAATGCCCAAAGGAAAATCGTTCATGAAACCGGGAAGACTACAAGCTACAATTGGTCAACCTATTTTCCCGGAACAATTCAACCATGAGAATAAGAACGGCAAGCCCATGTCGGGTTATCGTCTGTTGACGGCGGAGCTTGAAAAAAGCATTTTGAGATTAAAGGAGGAGAATGGTGTCAACTAAAGTTGAACAAATGAAATGGTGGGGTTGGGGCGGCGAAAATATTGAATTCGACATGGCAAGTAAACCTGACTTATGGCCCTACATCAAAAACGTTCTTGGAATCGAGCAGGAGATATATACACCTCCGGTTAAATTCGAGGATATTGAAATGCCCGAGCAGAGACTTAATAATAAGTTTCTGACTACGATAAAACCGCTTTTGAATGAAGAGCAGGTTAAGACAGACAAAATAGAGAGGCTGATTCATGCTTATGGCAAGAGTTTCCGTGATTTGTGGCGCATCCGGCGAGGCATCATCGAAGCGGCTGCCGATTGCGTCATTTATCCGCAATCGGAAGATGACGTTTGCTCAATTATCAAAGCGGCCTCCGAATGTGATGTCATCATCATTCCTTTCGGTGGCGGCTCGAATATCGCCGGCTGTCTAGAAGCCCGAGGCCGCAACGGCCGCATGGTCGTCTCTCTCGATATGAAAAGAATGAACCAGGTTATTGAGGTAGACCATGAATCTTGCACAGCACGAATCCAGGCGGGGGTCATGGGACCGGATATGGAAAATCAGCTCAGCTCTTTCGGTGTGACACTCGGTCATTTTCCGGATTCCTTTGAATATTCATCCCTCGGTGGTTGGGTCGCAACCCGGTCTGCAGGCATGCAAAGCGACAAATACGGCAAAATCGAAGACATGGTTATTTCTTTGCGCATGGTCACGCCTAGTGGCACCATCGTCACCAGAACCGTTCCGAAATCATCAAACGGCATAGACGTCAATCATATCTGTATTGGCAGCGAAGGCATTTTGGGTGTGATTACAGAAGCGACCATGCAAGTCCATCACATCCCCGAGTGCAGAGAATTCTACGGCTATCTTTTCCCGGATTTCGAGAGCGGCGCAGAGGCGATTCACGAATGCGTTGAAAAAGAGTGTCAGCCGGTCATCACAAGGTTTAATGATTCCGAAAAGACAGCGCTTTCGTTTGCCTACAAAAGCAAATCGTCCGGATTTAAATCATTTTTGGCAAAAGGGGTCAAAGCATACCTCAATAAGAAATTCGACCTTGATAAAGCCTGTTTGATGTTAACCGCATTTGAAGGGGATAAGAAAACCTTCAATTACATTAAAAAACGAGTTAACGCCATTTACAAAAAACAGGGCGCTTTTAATTTAGGCACCGACCCGGGAAAATCTTTTGAAAAAGGGAAATACGATTTCCCTTACCTGCGAGATTATGTGATGGACCGTAACATCATTGCCGATGTCAGTGAAACCTCGACGGTGTGGAGCAACGTTCTGCCGCTCTACTACGCAACTTATGATGCGCTTGACAAAGCCATTCGCAACACCGGCAGCAAGACTTTTCTCGGCTGCCACATTAGTCACAGTTACCAGACCGGAACCAGTTTGTATTTTACCTTCGGCGCCCTGCAAGAACCGGGCAAGGGTTTGCAACAATACCTTTACATAAAAAAAGCCGCTGAAGATGCTTTTATGAAAAATGGCGCGACTCTCTCTCACCATCACGCGGTGGGTTACGAGCACATGCCTTGGTTGGAAGATGATATTTCCACGACCGGCGTCAAAGCGGTGAAAGCGCTCAAGCTCGGTTTAGATCCGAAAGGAGTCATGAACCCGGGCAAAATCATCCCAACTGAAACGCCCTTTCAAAATTGGGGGCTCAAAGAGCAGGACGTTGCGGAATTTGACAGAAATGGCAGTTCTGCAAACGGTGAAAATGGTAGGACTGAACGACTGGATGCCGAAACCCAAAAAGCGGAGTCAAATCAACATTAATTTCGAATGACGCTCTCCGGAAAATCCATCATCATAACCGGAGCTTCATCCGGCCTCGGGAGAGCGCTTGCCCTGGAACTCGCCAGGTACGATACCAACCTCGTCCTCTTTGCCCGCAATCAAGAAAAATTATTAGAGACCCAAAACCTCTGCGCGCAATTCAACTCCCCTTGCATCATTTTCTCCGGTGACGTCACAAAGCCCGAGGATTGCAAAAAATTAACAGACCTAACCCTCGACCGTTTTGGTGCTCTCGATATTTTGATAGCAAATGCTGGAATAGGCATGCGGGCAAAATTTGAAGAAATTGAAGATATATCCATTTTAAATAAAATGATGACAACCAATTATCTGGGCGCTGTCAACTGCACTCAGCATGCATTGTCTCATCTTAAAAAAAGCAAAGGTTTGATTGTAGTGATCTCATCTATTCAAGGGAAGCAGGGCGTGCCCCTTCATACTGGCTATGCGGCTTCAAAACATGCACTGCACGGTTTTTTTGATTCGCTGAGAATCGAACTTCAAGACACCGGAGTCGACATTCTGATTGCCCTGCCAAGCTGGATCAGGAATCCGGGTTGGCGCCAAAACAGTCTGGCAATGGACGGTCAGCCGAGAGGCGAATCCAGCAAAAAACAGAGCAAAAGCGCAGTTTCTCTTGAAGAATGTTCTCAGGCAATTATCAAAGCAATTCTAAAAAGAAAACGAGAGGTCGTGATTCCTGCGAAACTTAAGTTCCTGCCTTTGCTGAATTTAATCAATCCAAAAATCGTAGAATTTTTTATTAAAAGGAAGTTCCAGAGCTGAGGTAAAAGTCGGATACCAAAGAGTTTCCAGGGGATGAAGCAGCATACAAACGCTGTTCATAATATTTTTTGGCTCTATCTTTTTTAAGAAAAAAACTGCGCCACTGACCGGCTTGATCGTGTAAATCAAAATAGCTGAATTTTTCCCGCATCAACCTCCTCGATAAGTTTTTGCAGTCTTTTGTAGACACCTTTAATTTCACTTTCGGTCAGCCCGAATTGAATCAACCCCTCCTTTCGCCGGACGCCTTGTTTTTTATCTAAATTTGGTGTCGGAGAAATCTGAATCAGAAACCCGTCGACCCCCGTAAACTGCAACACGACGCCCAGACTTTTTTCGAGATCTTCCGGGGTAATGTTGCGGAGCC encodes:
- a CDS encoding SDR family oxidoreductase, whose protein sequence is MTLSGKSIIITGASSGLGRALALELARYDTNLVLFARNQEKLLETQNLCAQFNSPCIIFSGDVTKPEDCKKLTDLTLDRFGALDILIANAGIGMRAKFEEIEDISILNKMMTTNYLGAVNCTQHALSHLKKSKGLIVVISSIQGKQGVPLHTGYAASKHALHGFFDSLRIELQDTGVDILIALPSWIRNPGWRQNSLAMDGQPRGESSKKQSKSAVSLEECSQAIIKAILKRKREVVIPAKLKFLPLLNLINPKIVEFFIKRKFQS
- a CDS encoding FAD-binding oxidoreductase, whose translation is MSTKVEQMKWWGWGGENIEFDMASKPDLWPYIKNVLGIEQEIYTPPVKFEDIEMPEQRLNNKFLTTIKPLLNEEQVKTDKIERLIHAYGKSFRDLWRIRRGIIEAAADCVIYPQSEDDVCSIIKAASECDVIIIPFGGGSNIAGCLEARGRNGRMVVSLDMKRMNQVIEVDHESCTARIQAGVMGPDMENQLSSFGVTLGHFPDSFEYSSLGGWVATRSAGMQSDKYGKIEDMVISLRMVTPSGTIVTRTVPKSSNGIDVNHICIGSEGILGVITEATMQVHHIPECREFYGYLFPDFESGAEAIHECVEKECQPVITRFNDSEKTALSFAYKSKSSGFKSFLAKGVKAYLNKKFDLDKACLMLTAFEGDKKTFNYIKKRVNAIYKKQGAFNLGTDPGKSFEKGKYDFPYLRDYVMDRNIIADVSETSTVWSNVLPLYYATYDALDKAIRNTGSKTFLGCHISHSYQTGTSLYFTFGALQEPGKGLQQYLYIKKAAEDAFMKNGATLSHHHAVGYEHMPWLEDDISTTGVKAVKALKLGLDPKGVMNPGKIIPTETPFQNWGLKEQDVAEFDRNGSSANGENGRTERLDAETQKAESNQH